A genomic stretch from Thermomonospora umbrina includes:
- a CDS encoding trypsin-like serine peptidase — translation MDEFLNGVVKRGRRGRRGKAAATAAAIVLGVGTVGVPAADAAPRSASPASRIFQVRDPSAPVSRFKNGRTVVGRASEAPRAATGTLPAARGTGRRAHSRGVVFTRTFPENVRMLDDGGLRPTSIIGPDGRTPVTTGTTTYPYRASGRLTFVAPNGITYGCTAFLYDDNTVATAGQCVHYQGWNTNFVFWPGQNGASTPYGSCGWLSAHVPAGFPDPEYDYGAVKLDCTIGNTTGWLGLRFQSASYNGTQVNIAGYPTDRPTGTMWQMSGPIAASTVRQLFYSIDVTGGQNGSAVQMPGCGGYCAIAVHAYGLYGGSPYNRGTRITDSAFNNYTFWAL, via the coding sequence GTGGACGAGTTCTTGAACGGCGTCGTCAAGCGGGGCCGACGGGGCCGACGGGGCAAGGCGGCGGCGACCGCCGCGGCGATCGTGTTGGGCGTCGGGACGGTGGGGGTTCCGGCGGCGGACGCGGCTCCCCGCAGCGCCTCGCCGGCGTCGCGGATCTTTCAAGTGAGAGATCCGAGCGCGCCGGTGTCACGATTCAAGAACGGGCGCACCGTCGTGGGGCGCGCGTCCGAGGCGCCGCGGGCGGCGACCGGCACCCTTCCGGCGGCCAGGGGCACCGGAAGGCGGGCGCATTCGCGCGGCGTGGTCTTCACCCGCACGTTCCCCGAGAACGTGAGGATGCTCGATGACGGCGGGCTCCGCCCCACCTCCATCATCGGCCCCGACGGCCGGACCCCGGTCACGACGGGAACGACGACCTACCCTTATCGGGCCTCGGGCAGGCTCACGTTCGTCGCGCCCAACGGCATCACCTACGGGTGCACCGCCTTTCTTTACGATGACAACACCGTGGCGACGGCGGGGCAGTGCGTCCATTACCAGGGATGGAATACGAATTTCGTGTTCTGGCCCGGCCAGAACGGCGCCTCGACGCCGTACGGGTCGTGCGGCTGGCTCAGCGCCCATGTCCCCGCCGGCTTTCCGGACCCGGAGTACGATTACGGCGCGGTCAAGCTCGACTGCACCATCGGGAACACCACCGGCTGGCTGGGCCTGCGTTTTCAGAGCGCCTCGTACAACGGGACGCAGGTGAACATCGCGGGATATCCGACGGACAGGCCGACCGGCACCATGTGGCAGATGTCCGGGCCGATCGCGGCATCGACGGTGCGCCAGCTCTTCTACTCGATCGACGTCACCGGCGGCCAGAACGGCTCGGCCGTCCAGATGCCCGGCTGCGGGGGGTACTGCGCGATAGCCGTCCACGCCTACGGCCTGTACGGCGGATCGCCTTACAACCGCGGCACCCGGATCACGGACTCCGCCTTCAACAACTACACCTTCTGGGCCCTCTGA
- a CDS encoding siderophore-interacting protein, translating into MRRIDHRARHLERIVEVRAGERAERVPYPIRIRTAEVLRTAMVGAGLLRVTLGGPGTSGFEAHTPDEHVKLIFPDADGVVRPPEPNGLMLRWPRPSPTSRQYTVRRHDAATGELDLDVALHDGGLGSDWARAVEPGAVVHVAGPPGGVIVPHAYDRYLLAGDITALPAIARWLEELPRTAAGWAFVEVADASEEIDLSPPAAVEVRWLHRGAAPAGAGDLLERSVREIRPPDGERLYVWIAGEAGALKPLRRWVRDDLGLAKGDHDITGYWKYGVANYDDH; encoded by the coding sequence ATGAGACGGATCGATCATCGGGCCCGCCATCTGGAGCGCATCGTCGAGGTCAGGGCGGGGGAACGCGCCGAGCGGGTGCCCTACCCGATCCGGATCCGCACGGCCGAGGTCCTGCGGACCGCCATGGTCGGCGCGGGACTGCTCCGGGTGACCCTCGGCGGGCCCGGCACGTCCGGCTTCGAGGCGCACACACCCGACGAGCACGTCAAACTGATCTTCCCGGACGCCGACGGCGTCGTGCGCCCGCCCGAGCCGAACGGGTTGATGCTGCGCTGGCCGCGCCCGTCGCCGACCTCGCGGCAGTACACGGTACGCCGCCACGACGCGGCGACCGGCGAACTCGACCTGGACGTCGCCCTGCACGACGGGGGCCTCGGGTCGGACTGGGCGCGCGCCGTCGAGCCCGGTGCGGTCGTGCACGTGGCGGGGCCGCCCGGCGGGGTGATCGTGCCGCACGCCTACGACCGGTACCTGCTCGCCGGGGACATCACGGCGCTGCCCGCGATCGCGCGATGGCTGGAGGAACTGCCTCGGACGGCCGCCGGATGGGCGTTCGTCGAGGTCGCCGACGCCTCCGAGGAGATCGACCTGTCCCCGCCCGCCGCCGTCGAGGTCCGCTGGCTGCACCGGGGCGCGGCGCCCGCCGGCGCGGGCGACCTCTTGGAACGCTCCGTCCGCGAGATCCGGCCGCCCGACGGCGAACGCCTCTACGTGTGGATCGCGGGCGAGGCCGGCGCGTTGAAGCCCCTGCGTCGCTGGGTCCGCGACGACCTGGGGCTCGCCAAGGGCGACCACGACATCACGGGCTACTGGAAGTACGGCGTCGCGAACTACGACGACCACTGA
- a CDS encoding ABC transporter substrate-binding protein, producing MFNGRAVRLGAALTLALAVTATGCASGDEDGASGGKAATRVFKADNGDITIPVAPQRVVATGYAVPALLEAGAPLVGISTWKRGLPLMDAKDRAAYDRIPKVAGELAAETNYEAIAKAKPDLIVIGVPAPILGDVDVARLKSIAPVVAIGPTVPKAWRELSRRQADAAGALKGFDATRARYDAKAAALARKYEDVLPKLRLAHVGAYGETDKGTFQREFNGSWGTNIANDVGANYHGRVKVKGGGSKDVSENASIEELPTALAQADVITYSLMADGSVPPPVKYVLDSGLWKGLPAVEAGRTYGLRYTEAATFKQATLTLDAIDKALAPLLER from the coding sequence ATGTTCAATGGTCGAGCGGTACGTCTCGGCGCGGCCCTGACGCTGGCACTCGCCGTGACCGCGACGGGCTGTGCCTCCGGCGACGAGGACGGCGCGTCCGGCGGCAAGGCCGCCACCCGCGTCTTCAAGGCGGACAACGGCGACATCACCATCCCGGTCGCCCCGCAGCGCGTCGTCGCGACCGGCTACGCCGTTCCCGCGCTGCTCGAGGCCGGTGCGCCGCTGGTCGGCATCTCCACCTGGAAGCGCGGACTGCCCCTGATGGACGCCAAGGACCGCGCCGCCTACGACCGGATACCGAAGGTCGCGGGAGAGCTGGCGGCCGAGACCAACTACGAGGCCATCGCCAAGGCCAAGCCCGACCTCATCGTCATCGGCGTCCCGGCCCCGATCCTCGGCGACGTCGACGTCGCCCGGCTCAAGTCGATCGCGCCCGTCGTGGCGATCGGGCCGACCGTCCCGAAGGCGTGGCGTGAGCTGTCCCGCCGCCAGGCCGACGCCGCGGGCGCGTTGAAGGGATTCGACGCGACCCGCGCCCGGTACGACGCCAAGGCCGCCGCACTGGCCCGCAAGTACGAGGACGTCCTGCCGAAGCTGAGGCTCGCCCACGTCGGCGCGTACGGCGAGACCGACAAGGGCACCTTCCAGCGCGAGTTCAACGGCTCATGGGGCACCAACATCGCCAACGACGTCGGCGCGAACTACCACGGTCGGGTCAAGGTGAAGGGCGGCGGTTCGAAGGACGTCAGCGAGAACGCGTCCATCGAGGAGCTGCCGACCGCGTTGGCCCAGGCCGACGTCATCACGTACTCGCTCATGGCGGACGGCTCCGTCCCGCCGCCCGTCAAGTACGTGCTCGACTCGGGCCTGTGGAAGGGCCTGCCGGCGGTCGAGGCGGGGCGGACCTACGGGCTCCGCTACACCGAGGCCGCGACGTTCAAGCAGGCCACGCTCACCCTGGACGCGATCGACAAGGCGCTCGCGCCCCTGTTGGAGCGGTGA
- a CDS encoding FecCD family ABC transporter permease: MTGDGRRSLATSVAALVAGIAVLVAVAVAGIGVGAQAVPPVEAVRALVAYDGSADHMIVRDVRVPRAFLGMAVGAALAVSGALIQTLSRNPLAEPGILGVTMGAGFVMTVGGALGLAVTSAGELMLSGIGAVLATCLVYAVGRSSPLRLVLAGVALSAVLSGISLGMRLMLPDVFDRYRFWSVGSLAGREQSAVALPVTVIVLALVGALLLGRALNAVALGETVARTLGADVVRIRCAALVLITVLTGAATALAGPILFVGLIVPHVARRIVPDSVPWLMAWALVLGPIMLLVADMLSRVLLPTGEMPVAIVTAFLGGPALIWAVRRYGTRAL; encoded by the coding sequence GTGACGGGCGACGGACGGCGATCCCTCGCGACGAGCGTCGCGGCCCTCGTCGCGGGGATCGCCGTACTCGTCGCCGTCGCCGTGGCGGGCATCGGCGTCGGCGCGCAGGCCGTCCCGCCCGTCGAGGCCGTGCGGGCGCTGGTGGCCTACGACGGCTCCGCCGACCACATGATCGTTCGGGACGTGCGCGTGCCCCGGGCGTTCCTGGGCATGGCAGTGGGCGCCGCCCTCGCCGTGTCGGGCGCGCTGATCCAGACGCTGTCGCGCAACCCGCTCGCCGAGCCGGGCATCCTCGGCGTCACCATGGGCGCGGGGTTCGTCATGACCGTCGGCGGGGCGCTCGGGCTCGCCGTCACGTCCGCCGGGGAACTGATGCTCTCCGGGATCGGCGCGGTGCTCGCGACGTGCCTGGTCTACGCGGTCGGCCGGTCGTCGCCGCTGCGCCTGGTGCTCGCCGGTGTCGCGCTCAGCGCGGTGCTGAGCGGCATCTCCCTGGGGATGCGGTTGATGCTGCCGGACGTCTTCGACCGGTACCGGTTCTGGTCGGTCGGCTCGCTCGCGGGCCGGGAGCAGAGCGCGGTGGCCCTGCCCGTGACGGTGATCGTCCTCGCCCTCGTCGGCGCGCTGCTGCTCGGGCGCGCCCTCAACGCGGTCGCGCTCGGCGAGACCGTGGCGCGGACACTGGGCGCCGACGTCGTCCGGATCCGGTGCGCCGCCCTCGTTCTGATCACGGTCCTGACGGGCGCGGCCACGGCGCTGGCGGGGCCGATCCTGTTCGTCGGGCTGATCGTGCCGCACGTCGCGCGGCGGATCGTGCCCGACTCGGTTCCGTGGCTCATGGCGTGGGCGCTGGTCCTCGGGCCGATCATGCTGCTGGTGGCCGACATGCTGTCGCGGGTGCTGCTGCCGACGGGGGAGATGCCGGTCGCGATCGTGACCGCCTTCCTCGGCGGCCCGGCGCTCATCTGGGCCGTTCGACGGTACGGGACGAGGGCGCTGTGA
- a CDS encoding FecCD family ABC transporter permease, which produces MTVVVLRAGRRSLAVERRTVTLSTVLVLMMLGLALVGLCHGPSWATPGEALAALVGTGDLEVVVRDWRLPRVLAASAFGAALGVAGAIFQNVTRNPMGSPDVMGLDAGAYTGALIALTLWSGTAGQLALTSVLGGLLVAAAISLLSMDGGLSGLRLVVVGIAVNAIVGAVNSWIVLRAQLDVAIAAVGWNAGSLNGVDWTDLPIPFTVVAGALLLMATLSHAMHQAALGDAVAVTTGVGLDRLRLLMVLLGVACTATVTAVAGPIPFIALAAPQIGRRLARAPGVPLLPAALIGAVLFQGADLAAQMLLAPVSLPVGVVTTAIGGCYLIWLLAQEVRRA; this is translated from the coding sequence GTGACCGTCGTCGTGCTGCGCGCCGGACGCCGCTCGCTGGCCGTCGAACGCCGGACGGTGACGTTGTCGACCGTGCTGGTGCTCATGATGCTCGGGCTCGCGCTCGTCGGCCTGTGCCACGGCCCGTCCTGGGCCACCCCCGGCGAGGCGCTCGCCGCGCTCGTCGGGACGGGCGACCTCGAGGTCGTCGTCCGTGACTGGCGGCTGCCCCGGGTGCTGGCCGCGTCGGCGTTCGGCGCCGCGCTCGGAGTGGCCGGCGCGATCTTCCAGAACGTCACCCGCAACCCGATGGGCAGCCCCGACGTCATGGGCCTCGACGCGGGCGCCTACACCGGCGCCCTGATCGCGCTGACCCTGTGGTCGGGAACGGCGGGCCAACTCGCCCTGACCTCGGTGCTGGGCGGGCTGCTGGTGGCGGCGGCCATCTCCCTGCTGTCGATGGACGGCGGGCTGTCCGGCCTGCGCCTGGTGGTCGTCGGGATCGCGGTGAACGCGATCGTGGGCGCGGTGAACTCGTGGATCGTGCTGCGCGCCCAACTCGACGTCGCGATCGCCGCCGTGGGATGGAACGCGGGCTCGCTCAACGGCGTCGACTGGACCGACCTGCCGATCCCGTTCACGGTCGTCGCGGGCGCGCTGCTGCTGATGGCCACCCTCTCCCACGCCATGCACCAGGCCGCCCTCGGCGACGCCGTGGCGGTGACCACCGGGGTCGGCCTGGACCGACTCCGGCTGCTGATGGTGCTTCTCGGCGTCGCCTGCACGGCGACCGTGACGGCGGTGGCCGGGCCGATCCCGTTCATCGCGCTGGCCGCACCGCAGATCGGCCGCAGGCTCGCCCGGGCCCCGGGCGTTCCCCTGCTGCCCGCCGCGCTGATCGGGGCGGTGCTGTTTCAGGGCGCGGACCTGGCCGCCCAGATGCTGCTGGCGCCGGTCTCGCTCCCGGTCGGCGTGGTCACCACCGCGATCGGCGGGTGCTATCTGATCTGGCTTCTCGCTCAGGAGGTGAGGCGAGCGTGA
- a CDS encoding ABC transporter ATP-binding protein codes for MSVRLRARELSLRYGERVVSTRLGLDVPDGAFTAIVGPNACGKSTLLRAFVRLLRPAEGNVRFDDLDVGSYPTKALARSLGFLPQDPLTPDDIKVRQLVGRGRFPHQSLLSTWSAEDESAVAEAMDTAGVADLADRPVQGLSGGQRQRVWVAMVLAQRTPYLLLDEPTSFLDITHQYRLLDLLSRLRDEGRTVIAVLHDINQACRYADHLVAMKDGRIVAEGAAADIVDAALLKDVFDLPSVVVPDPVTGTPMVVPTLSREPVRRGGAPASGDQV; via the coding sequence GTGAGCGTACGCCTGCGTGCCCGTGAACTGTCTCTGCGCTACGGCGAACGGGTCGTCTCCACGCGACTCGGCCTGGACGTCCCCGACGGGGCGTTCACCGCGATCGTGGGGCCCAACGCCTGCGGGAAGTCGACCCTGCTGCGCGCGTTCGTCCGTCTGCTGCGCCCCGCCGAGGGGAACGTGCGGTTCGACGACCTCGACGTCGGCTCGTACCCGACGAAGGCGCTCGCCCGGTCGCTGGGCTTCCTGCCGCAGGATCCGCTGACCCCGGACGACATCAAGGTCCGGCAGCTCGTGGGGCGGGGCCGGTTCCCGCACCAGTCGCTGCTGTCGACGTGGTCGGCGGAGGACGAGTCCGCGGTCGCCGAGGCCATGGACACCGCGGGCGTCGCCGACCTCGCCGACCGGCCCGTGCAGGGGTTGTCCGGCGGGCAGCGCCAGCGGGTCTGGGTCGCGATGGTGCTCGCGCAGCGCACGCCGTACCTGCTCCTCGACGAACCGACCTCGTTCCTCGACATCACCCACCAGTACCGGCTGCTCGACCTGCTCTCCCGGCTGCGCGACGAGGGCCGCACCGTCATCGCGGTGCTGCACGACATCAACCAGGCGTGCCGGTACGCCGATCACCTGGTCGCGATGAAGGACGGCCGCATCGTCGCCGAGGGGGCCGCCGCCGACATCGTGGACGCCGCGCTGCTCAAGGACGTCTTCGACCTGCCCAGCGTGGTCGTCCCGGACCCGGTGACGGGCACCCCCATGGTCGTCCCGACCCTCTCCCGAGAGCCGGTCCGCAGGGGTGGGGCGCCCGCGTCCGGGGATCAGGTCTGA
- a CDS encoding ACT domain-containing protein — MSVSQRLGVVPTPFLLEHLPHATLPEDDEWIGLVRAPEGLTVIREAPHYVENDRWFGFYGGESPHGPEATGMLAALVGPLADARIPVFVASTYHADLVLVPERRLDDAVTALTTAGHRVDSTPARG; from the coding sequence ATGTCCGTCTCACAGCGCTTGGGCGTCGTCCCCACACCGTTCCTCCTCGAGCACCTGCCGCACGCGACCCTCCCCGAGGACGACGAGTGGATCGGTCTGGTGCGGGCGCCCGAAGGGCTGACCGTGATCAGGGAGGCTCCGCACTACGTGGAGAACGACCGGTGGTTCGGCTTCTACGGCGGTGAGTCCCCACACGGGCCGGAGGCGACCGGCATGCTGGCGGCGCTCGTGGGTCCGCTCGCCGACGCGCGGATCCCGGTGTTCGTGGCATCGACCTATCACGCCGACCTGGTGCTGGTGCCGGAACGGAGGCTGGACGACGCCGTGACCGCCCTCACGACCGCCGGGCACAGGGTCGACTCGACGCCGGCGCGCGGGTGA
- a CDS encoding VOC family protein has product MQFKLELAFVPVSDVDRAIAFYTEKAGFNLDHDHKISDSLRFTQLTPPGSACSIAIGVGLVEAEPGTLPGLQLVVEDIEAARAELTGRGLDVGEVMRGPGGAFVYFTDPDGNRWSVQEPAT; this is encoded by the coding sequence ATGCAATTCAAACTCGAACTTGCCTTCGTTCCCGTCTCCGATGTGGACCGGGCGATCGCCTTCTACACCGAGAAGGCCGGGTTCAACCTCGACCACGACCACAAGATCAGCGACAGTCTCCGCTTCACGCAGCTCACCCCGCCCGGGTCGGCCTGCTCGATCGCCATCGGCGTGGGTCTGGTCGAGGCCGAACCGGGCACGCTCCCCGGCCTGCAACTCGTCGTCGAGGACATCGAGGCGGCCAGGGCCGAGCTCACGGGCCGCGGCCTGGACGTCGGCGAGGTCATGCGCGGCCCGGGCGGTGCCTTCGTGTACTTCACCGACCCGGACGGAAACCGCTGGTCCGTGCAGGAACCGGCGACCTGA
- a CDS encoding alpha/beta hydrolase, protein MKHLALVALSSVLASVAILGATRAGAAAAEIPAVTETWLNSRTLDLSFRSAEVNEKVGVRVLLPQGWSRTPGRTWPVVYAFHGGNETYTGWSTKTDILKLAAPHDLMVVMPSGGSNGSYADWWNDGKGGTPRWESFHTRELPEIMARYGAGDRRAVIGASSGGQGAMVYAARHPGMYRHAASFSSPTHITMDGMRAGITFINMLGLGADAFRIYGRPGRDDANWRAHDPYHLAAGLRGTGLYVSSGTTGLNGPHTPPGSIWRLTQLSEVLVGRMNKAFVARLNELGIPVTSHIYGHGWHAWPEVNAELKNAWPLILRSLTT, encoded by the coding sequence ATGAAGCACCTTGCCCTCGTCGCGCTGTCGTCCGTTCTGGCGTCGGTGGCGATACTCGGCGCGACCCGTGCCGGTGCCGCCGCCGCCGAGATCCCCGCCGTCACCGAGACCTGGCTGAACTCGCGAACGCTGGACCTGTCGTTCCGTTCGGCCGAGGTGAACGAGAAGGTCGGGGTGCGCGTGCTGCTACCGCAGGGATGGTCGCGTACGCCTGGGCGGACCTGGCCGGTGGTGTACGCCTTCCACGGCGGCAACGAGACCTACACCGGCTGGAGCACCAAGACCGACATCCTGAAGCTGGCGGCCCCGCACGACCTGATGGTGGTCATGCCCTCCGGCGGCAGCAACGGCAGCTACGCCGACTGGTGGAACGACGGGAAGGGCGGGACCCCTCGCTGGGAGAGCTTCCACACCCGCGAACTCCCGGAGATCATGGCCCGGTACGGGGCCGGCGATCGCCGCGCGGTCATCGGGGCCTCGTCCGGCGGCCAGGGCGCCATGGTCTACGCCGCCCGCCACCCGGGCATGTACCGCCACGCCGCCTCCTTCAGCAGCCCGACCCACATCACGATGGACGGGATGCGCGCGGGCATCACCTTCATCAACATGCTGGGCCTGGGCGCCGACGCCTTCCGGATCTACGGCAGGCCCGGCCGCGACGACGCCAACTGGCGGGCCCACGACCCCTACCACCTGGCCGCCGGGCTGCGCGGCACCGGCCTGTACGTCTCCAGCGGCACCACCGGCCTCAACGGTCCCCACACCCCACCCGGCTCCATCTGGCGGCTCACCCAGCTCAGCGAGGTCCTCGTCGGCCGCATGAACAAGGCGTTCGTCGCCCGCCTCAACGAACTCGGCATCCCCGTCACCTCGCACATCTACGGCCACGGTTGGCACGCGTGGCCCGAGGTCAACGCCGAGCTCAAGAACGCCTGGCCACTGATCCTCCGCTCCCTGACCACCTGA
- a CDS encoding GntR family transcriptional regulator → MTRSTVVDEVTDKIAFQIASGQLEAGQSLPSIRRLAEDHDINPSTVQVVLERLRGAGFVEPRRGVGIVVRDIELYGGIEVWRYLFRFSSRLPDLIVRSVQDILETLRLYYDAAMRKVTVDPSVYDARSVRRALQRLELLATDPDVTSAEVHRAVLHILRTSSATLGHGISLAVLNSLGALLSEVPEVVDALYSDPSQHAWWWGQVITAWETADAELAAATLTLLDDWHVETLDRLRTRLKAAS, encoded by the coding sequence GTGACACGCAGCACCGTGGTGGACGAGGTGACCGACAAGATCGCATTTCAGATCGCCTCGGGGCAATTGGAGGCGGGGCAGAGCCTGCCGTCCATTCGTCGACTGGCCGAGGACCACGACATCAATCCGTCGACGGTGCAGGTGGTGCTGGAACGGCTGCGGGGAGCGGGGTTCGTGGAGCCTCGCCGTGGGGTCGGCATCGTGGTGCGCGACATCGAGCTCTACGGCGGGATCGAGGTCTGGCGCTATCTGTTCCGCTTCTCCAGCAGGCTTCCCGATCTGATCGTCCGCAGCGTCCAGGACATCCTGGAGACGTTGCGGCTCTACTATGACGCGGCGATGAGGAAGGTCACCGTTGATCCGTCGGTGTACGACGCCCGTTCGGTGCGGCGGGCGCTGCAGCGGCTGGAGCTGCTGGCGACCGACCCGGACGTGACGTCCGCGGAGGTCCACCGGGCCGTGCTCCACATCCTGCGGACCAGCAGCGCGACACTCGGCCACGGCATCTCGCTGGCGGTGCTCAACTCCCTGGGCGCGCTGCTGAGCGAGGTCCCCGAGGTCGTCGACGCGCTCTACAGCGATCCGTCGCAGCACGCGTGGTGGTGGGGACAGGTCATCACCGCCTGGGAGACGGCCGATGCCGAGTTGGCCGCCGCCACGCTGACACTGCTGGACGACTGGCACGTCGAGACGCTCGACCGGTTGCGCACACGTCTCAAGGCCGCCTCCTAG
- a CDS encoding ferredoxin reductase codes for MHLVRGIIRPPRNASRLSAAARRLTTPLLPEDCLGMINPLWSTTRPRGRVEAVRAETADSATLVIRPGRGWPRHRPGQWARVGVEIDGALHWRAFSLSSPPRPNGRITITVKAAPDGFVSPHLVRHTPPGALVHLGLPHGEFVLPAVPPRRVLFVTAGSGIAPVMAMLAHLAAAGMRTDTLLIHTAPTRDDVIFRGALRAMAARFPKLRLYERHTREHGRLRAAEIPGLCADWARRPTWACAPPGLLADLTRHWDDHGIGTALRTERFQTSVDEATPTSEGAAGRTAGAPPSWKPGY; via the coding sequence ATGCATCTCGTGCGGGGAATCATCCGGCCCCCGAGGAACGCGTCGCGGCTCTCGGCCGCCGCGCGGCGGCTGACCACGCCGCTGCTGCCCGAGGACTGTCTGGGCATGATCAACCCGCTGTGGTCGACCACGCGGCCCCGCGGCCGAGTCGAGGCGGTGCGCGCCGAGACCGCGGACTCGGCGACGCTGGTCATCCGGCCGGGACGAGGGTGGCCTCGGCATCGGCCCGGCCAGTGGGCCAGGGTCGGCGTCGAGATCGACGGCGCCCTGCACTGGCGCGCGTTCTCGCTCTCCTCGCCGCCACGCCCGAACGGCCGCATCACGATCACCGTGAAGGCCGCGCCCGACGGTTTCGTCTCTCCGCACCTGGTACGGCACACGCCTCCGGGCGCCCTGGTGCACCTCGGCCTTCCCCACGGGGAGTTCGTTCTGCCCGCCGTGCCACCACGGCGGGTCCTGTTCGTCACCGCGGGGAGCGGCATCGCCCCGGTGATGGCCATGCTCGCCCACTTGGCCGCCGCCGGAATGCGCACCGACACCCTGCTGATCCACACGGCTCCCACCCGTGATGACGTCATCTTCCGCGGGGCCCTGCGGGCCATGGCGGCGCGGTTCCCCAAACTGCGGCTCTACGAGCGCCACACGCGCGAGCACGGCAGGCTCAGGGCCGCCGAGATCCCCGGCCTGTGTGCGGACTGGGCACGTCGCCCCACCTGGGCCTGTGCTCCGCCCGGCCTCTTGGCCGACCTCACGCGGCACTGGGACGACCACGGCATCGGCACCGCACTTCGCACCGAACGGTTCCAGACCTCCGTGGACGAGGCGACGCCGACGTCGGAAGGGGCCGCTGGGCGTACGGCGGGGGCACCCCCCTCTTGGAAGCCGGGGTACTGA